The sequence GCTTGTCACCAGCATTGATTTCTCTTAGAGTTTCAGTCACAACATTGATATGATCTTCAAAATTGGGATGAGAAATATCGACTACGTGGACCAATAAATCAGCCTCCCGGATTTCATCCAAGGTAGACTTGAAGGACTCAATCAAGTGAGTAGGCAGTTTTCGGATAAAACCTACCGTATCTGATAAAAGGAATGGAATATTATCCAAAACCACTTTTCTGACGGTGGAGTCCACGGTCGCAAAAAGCTTGTTTTCTGCAAGAATATCAGTTTTGGTTATCAGGTTCATCAAGGTACTTTTTCCCACGTTGGTATATCCTACCAAAGCAACCCTTACAATGCCTTTTCTACCTTTTCGTTGGGTAATCCCTTGCTTTTCAATATCTCTGAGTTTTGATTTCAGCAGGGTGATTTTATTCCGAATGTCTCTTTTATCTGTTTCAATCTCTTTCTCACCCGCACCACCACGAGTACTGGTTCCCCCTCTTTGACGCTCCAAGTGCGTCCACATTCTGGTCAAACGAGGAAGTAAGTATTGGAAACGAGCCAGCTCAACCTGGGTCTTTGCTTGGGCTGTTTGGGCTCTGTTTAGAAATATATCGAGGATTAATAAGGAGCGATCATAGATTTTTACTTTCAGCTCATTTTCCAAATTCCGCATTTGGGAAGGGGAAAGATCGTCGTCGAATATGACCATGTCCACTTCAAAATGCTCTACGTATGATTGTATTTCTTCCAGTTTTCCTGACCCTATAAATGTGCGGATATCAGGCTTATCCATTTTTTGGGTAAAGCGATAAACTGTTTTGGCTCCCAAGGTTTCTGTAAGAAATGCCAATTCATCCAAATGCTCTTCAGTTTCCCGCTCTGTCTCCCCTTGTCGGATGATCGTTACCAATACAGCTGTATCCACTTTTGGAGCGGTATCGTGTAATTTTTGAAGTTTTCTTGAAAATTTACCCATGAGATTCTGTTATATGCTACTAAAAAGCATTTGAGGTAGATTAAGTTTCATTTTATCAAATTCTCTCCTCTAAACTTAGAATTATGCTGTATGCTTCTTATTATTCTGCAAAGTTCGGGATATTTCCTTAGAATTGATTAGGATACTCCGTATTGGCTTGGTTATTTTACCATTTAATTAATTGCCGTATACGTACATCACCCATGGCTGAGATTTGTAAAACCAGTTTACCTGGTGTCTTAGAAATATTTCCTAAGGTTTTTAATGATCAAAGAGGTTATTTCTTTGAATCATTCAGGGCAGACTGGTTAGAGAAAGAGCATGTTTTTGAAACTTGGGTACAGGATAATCAGTCTTATTCACAGAAAGGAACAGTAAGAGGATTACACTTCCAACGGGAACCATTTGCACAAGCAAAACTAGTTAGGGTAATTCAAGGGAAGGTCTTGGATGTGGTCGTGGATTTGAGGAAGGATTCCGAAACATTCGGGTCCTATTATTCTACTATTATGGACACTGAAAAGCATAATCTTTTGTATGTTCCAAGAGGATTTGCACATGGATTTTCAGTATTGGAAGATGCGATTTTTGTTTATAAGTGTTCCAATTATTACGATAAGGAAAGTGAAGGGGGTATTCTATGGAATGACCCAAGTCTTCAGATTGATTGGATGGTGAATGATCCGATTATTTCTGAGAAAGATACAAAGTGGCAAAGTTTAGAGGAATTCAAAGTAACTAGCGAAGGAGGATTGTAATGGGAATTTTTGATTTATTCAAAAAAAAGGAAGTAGTATTTGAAGATTTGGACCTGAGTTGGATGCAGGTGGATATGCATTCCCACCTGATTCCTGGGATTGATGATGGCTCTAAATCCATGGAGGAGTCCTTGGGGCTGATCAAACGCTTATCAGATTTTGGACTCAGGAAGATCATCACCACGCCCCATATCATGTCCGAATACTACCGGAATACCCCAGAAATTATAAACATGGGCCTTCAGGATGTTCGTAGAGCAGTAAAAAATGAGGGGATAGAGATCGAAATTGAGGCTGCGGCTGAATATTACATGGATGAGATATTCCTGGAAAAGGTAAAATCCGGAGAGGAATTACTAACCTTTGGCCCCAATCATATATTGGTGGAAACAGGATTCATCAATAAGCCTCAAATGCTTCTGGAAACTTTCTTTCAATTAGAAATGGCGGGGTACAAACCTATTTTTGCCCACCCTGAGAGATATCAATATTTAATTTCAGATAAAAAGCTTCTGGAAGACTTGGTAGATAGACAAATCAGTTTTCAAGTAAACCTTCTTTCTTTAACTGGGTTTTATTCCAAGCAAGTAAAAGATTTTGCTGAAATGCTATTAGAGCGAAACTTGGTTAAATTTTTTGGGACTGATTGCCATAACCCAAGGTACCTAGACATGTTGGAGACCTTGACAAGGTCAAAGTCCTATCAAAAGATCAAGGAAATAGAAATTCTCAATTCAAGTCTATAATCTATACAAGTGAAAATTTTTATCACTGGAATCACAGGTCTTTTAGGAAGCTATGTAGCCAAAGAGTTTGCCTCTTTGGGAGAAATACATGGTTTCAAAAGAAAGAACTCTTCTACCCGATTATTGGATGGGGTTAATTTTCCAATTCATTGGCATGAAGGCACTATTTCAGATGTGGGATCCATTGATGATGCAATTCAAGAGATGGACCTGGTAATTCACTGTGCAGGAATGGTCTCTTTTCTTCCAGGGGATGAGGAAGAACTGTTTGAAGTAAATGTTCGAGGCACTTCCAATTTGGTGAATTGCATGTTGAATGCGGGTGTTAAGAAACTAATTCACGTAAGCTCTGTGTCTGCATTGGGTAGAAATCCAGAATTAAGCGTAATTGATGAGGAGCATAAGTGGGTGGATTCACCTCTAAATACTAAATATGGTACCTCCAAATACCTTGGGGAGTTAGAAGCTTGGAGAGGAGAGCAGGAAGGGCTGGAATTGATTGTGGTAAATCCTTCTATCCTTTTAGGGAAAATAAGTGATGAGAGAAGCAGTACCTCTATTTATGCTCATGTTTTAGGAAATTCGAGCTACTATCCTGTGGGTAGTATAAATTATCTGGACGTTAGAGATGCTTCGAAAATCATGAGGGAACTTTATGAAAAGGCTTGTTGGGGAGATCGGTTTATTCTCAACAAAGAGACCATTAAATACCGGGAGTTTTTCGAAAAGATGGCGAAAGCATTTGGTAAAAAGGTCCCAACTAAACCGGTTTCTAATTCTTTATTGAAATTAGGCTTGTTCTTCCTGGGCATAGCCCGAATGTTACGCTTGAGTAAAAACCCACTGAATAAACAAACGGCAATGATTTCCCAGCAGGACATCACCTTCAAAAATGATAAAATAGAAAAGCTCCTTCATTTTAAATATACTCCGATCGAGGAGACCTTTTTGTGGGCGAAATAAACTTATTTTTTGAAGCGATCGTTTGCTTCTTAGATGGTCGAAATGTTTTAGGAATTATTTCTAGATTTTGACACAAAAATTAACAAATTGAGATTTTGAGAGAACAATTTATTTGGTATCTTAAATAAACTTAACTCATCTTAATGACAGGAGATCACGATCACGAGTGGGAAAATGATAAAAAGCTGGTAGAGCGGTTTGAAAATTCCCTGAAATCCAATTTAGAATTGTATTTTGAAGAGGAGGAATTAGAGGATATTATCCGATATTATTTTGATCAGCAAAAGTTCCTTAAAGCCTTGAGGGCTAGTGAGTTCTCTTTGGAAAAATTCCCCTATTCAGTAGAGATAAAATTGTTAAAAGCGCAATGCTTGATATTCAATGATGAATTGGAAGAAGGCTTGAGCATATTAGAGAATATCAACAATATTTCTCCTAACAATGAGGATATCCTTTTAGCCTTAGCCAATGCGCATATTTTGGCAGGAAGCCCCCAATACGGTATTGAATTATTGGAAAATTTTCTGCCCTTGGCAGAAGATAAGGCAGAGGTCTATTATTCGCTGGGAAATCTGTACAGAGCGACCAGTGACAATAAAAAAGCATCTTACTATTTCAAGGAAGCGGTGAAGCACCGAATCAATCATGAAGATGCACTTTTCCAGTTGGCAATGATCACGGAAGAGGAAGGATCTTTTGATGAGATTCTTCAGTTCTACCAAGAGTTTATTGATCAGGATCCCTATAGTGCAGGAGCTTGGTATAATTTAGGTGTGGTTTACAACAGGCTCGGAAGATTTGAGGAAGCAATCAAAGCCTATGATTATGCCATCATTATCGATGATTCTTTTGCCTCGGCTTATTTCAATTTGGGTAATGCCTTAATGAATACAGAGCAATATGAACTTGCTTTGGAAGCCTATCAAAATACCATCAATTGTGAAGGTGCCAATGCGGAGAATTGTTGCTACATGGGTGCTGCTTATGAAAAGTTGGGAAATATTGAAGGGGCCTTTAAATATTTCAAAAAAGCAGCGAAGTTGGATGAAGAGTATGACGATGCCTGGTTTGGATTGGGCATGTGTATGTTAAAAAAAGAGAAATTTTTTGAAGCGATTCACTACTTCAAGAAAGCGCTCAATTTGAATAAACAAAGTCCAAATTACTGGGTGGGTCTGGCTGATGCAGAGTTTAACTTGGGTAATTTACAAGCCAGTTCAGAGGCTTATGAAGAAGCTATCAACCTGGAACCCGGTATTTTAGAGACTTATATTAACCTATCGTTGATCTATTTTGATCAAAATAGATTTGAAGAAGCCGTGGACGTGATCAGTGAAGGAATTGACGAACTTCCTGAGGAAGCGGAGCTGTATTATCGTATGGTTGTTTTTCAAATCAAACTAGCCAATTACAAAGAAGCGTTTTCATATTTGGAAAATGCATTAACTTTGGCCTACGATAGGCACGTGGTCTTGTACGAATTAATGCCAGAGCTGGAAAAGCAAAAGGCTATGTCCAAGATCATCGCCCAGTATCGGGAAGAAAATCCTGAGACTTAACATATTAAAACCTAGCCAATGAATTATGAGCTGAAGAACATCCCTGTACGGACTGAAAAGCCACGTACCTCGGGATTTACTATGGCCATGGACAAAGGTCTGAGCCTTAGAGCAACAGAGGATTTTGTCGATAGCTGTTCCGATTTTGTTGACATCGTCAAACTAGGATGGGCAACTTCCTATGTGACTAAAAATCTTTCTGAAAAGATTGCTGTTTATCGAGAAGCAGGAATTCCGGTTTATTTAGGAGGAACTCTGTTTGAAGCATTTATCGTCAGGGATCAATTCGATGATTACCGAAGAGTGTTGGATAAATATGGATTGGAATATTGTGAGGTTTCCGATGGGTCTATCTCTTTAAACCACGATAGAAAATGTGAATACATTTCCACGCTAGCTAAGGATGTGACGGTATTATCAGAAGTTGGTTCGAAAGATGCCGCCAAGATCATTCCACCCTATAAGTGGATTGAACAAATGCAGACTGAACTGGATGCAGGTGCTTGGAAGGTAATCGGTGAAGCAAGAGAAGGAGGAAATGTTGGTTTGTTCAGGGATTCCGGTGAAGTTAGACAAGGGTTGGTAGAGGAGATTTTAACTCAAATTCCAGAAGAAAGAATTATCTGGGAAGCTCCAATCAAAGCACAACAAGTTTGGTTTATCAAATTGTTAGGTACCAATGTTAACCTTGGAAATATCAGCCCCACTGAAGTGATTCCATTAGAAACAATCCGTCTTGGGTTGCGTGGGGATACCTTCGATCATTTTATAGGAGAAATTAAATTATAAGTGGATCAAAACCATTAGAGGCTGATCGGTATTGCTTCCGGTCAGCCTTTATTTTTACCTATGGATCTAATCAAAAAATATTTCCTGAATTACCTGAAAGGAATGGCGATGGGTGCCGCAGATATCGTACCCGGTGTTTCCGGAGGTTCCATCGCATTGATTACGGGTATCTACAGCAAGTTGCTGGATAGCATAAACTCATTCAATACGAAGAATTTGAAATTATTGCTATCGTTTCATTTCAAGCCTTTTTATAAGGCCGTCAATGGCACTTTTTTATTAAGCCTGTTTTTGGGAATATTGACCAGTATTTTTACGCTCTCCAAAATCATTACCTATTTGATGGATGAGCATCCGGTGCCGCTTTGGTCCTTTTTCTGTGGATTGATCTTGATCAGTGCTTTTGTCATTCTGAAAGGGATCAACCGCTGGCATTTTGGAGTGGTTTTGGCCATTATTCTCGGTACCATAATCGCCTATTTTGTGACAGAATTGCCTCCGGTCAGTTCTCCGGACTCCATTTGGTTTACCTTTATTTCTGGTTCTATTGCCATATGTGCAATGATTTTACCTGGAATCAGTGGGAGTTTTCTGCTGCTGATCTTAGGAAAATATGAGACCATCTTAAATGCCGTTTCTGAACGCGATGTAGTAACCCTAGGAGTATTTGCCTTTGGCTGTTTGGTAGGGATTTTATCTTTTAGTAGAGTGATCTCCTGGTTATTAAAGAGATATTATGCCGTAACAATCGGATTGCTCTCCGGCTTTATGTTGGGTTCCATGAATAAGCTTTGGCCTTGGAAGAATGTGACAGCATACAGAACTTCTTCTAGCGGGGAAGAAAAACCATTTTTGACGGAAAATCTATGGCCTGGGGAATACTTGAACCAAGTAGACCAGGATCCACAGCTAATGTATGCTGTTCTGGCTTTCCTTTTTGGAATAGCTTTGGTGATAGGAATTGAAAGGTTAGCAAGCATTTTGAATAAATCATGAGAAAATTCGGATTGATAGGATATCCTTTGGGTCATTCATTTTCAAAAAAGTATTTCACTGCAAAATTTGAAAAAGAAGGAATTGAGGGATGCCAGTTTGATTTGTATGAAATCCCAAAGATTGAGGATTTTAAAGCTGTTTTAGAAGAAAACCCTACCCTGGAGGGAATGGCAGTAACTATCCCTTACAAACAGCAGGTCATTCCATTTTTAGATCAGCTGGATTCAGCTTGTGAAGAAATCGGTGCGGTCAATTGTATCAAAATAAAGGATCAAACACTTACTGGTTATAATACGGATTACATCGGGTTTAAACATTCCTTAGAATTATGGATTGGGGATGCAAGACCAAATGCGTTAGTTTTAGGAACTGGTGGCGCCTCAAAAGCAGTAAAACAGGCTTTAAAAGATTTGGGAATCAATTTTCTTTCCGTATCCAGAACTAAGGATTCCCAGTCCATTAGCTACCAAGACCTGGAAAATGATCCCAAGATTTTAAAATCGCATCCTTTAATCGTCAATTGTACTCCACTTGGAACGTATCCAAAAGTGGAAGGAATACCTGCTATTCCATTAGAACAAATGGGCCCCGAGATCCTGGTGTATGATTTAGTATATAATCCTGCTGAGACGAGTTTGATGAAGGCTTGCATTCAAGCTGGAGGGAGAGCAAAAAACGGACAGGATATGCTTGAATTACAGGCAGAAGCTGCATGGAAAATCTGGAATGATTAAATTACCCCGATGAACAAAGCAATTCTTCTTATTCAATGCCCTGATCAGAAAGGAATCGTCGCAGAAGTGTCGAGGTTTCTTTATGCATACCATGGAAATATTTTGGAGATTGATCAGCATGTAGATGAGGAATTGAGTTTGTTTTTTATGCGAGCCGCTTGGGAATTGGATTCCTTTTCTCTTCAAAAAGATGAAATCGCCCAAAAATTTGAGGAGGAAGTAGGACAGAAATTCAAAATGGATTTCAACGTTCATTTCAATTTTCCAAGGCCAAAAATGGCCATTTTTGTCAGCAAATTATCCCATTGCCTTTTTGATATTTTGGCCAGGCATCATGCGGGTCAGTTGGAAGTGGATATCCCATTGGTGGTATCTAATCATCAGGAGTTAAAATCCGTCGTAGAGGCTTTTGGTATTCCTTATTATTATATTCCAGTAAGTCGGGATACAAAAATGGAAGCCGAAAAGCAGCAATTGGAGTTGATGAAAAAGCATGATATAGACTTTGTGGTATTGGCCAGGTACATGCAGATTATTTCAGCCACCTTCATCTCAAAATTCCCAAATAGAATCATAAATATTCACCACTCTTTTTTACCTGCCTTTGTGGGGGCTAAACCTTACCATGCTGCTTATGAACGTGGGGTAAAAATCATTGGTGCCACTGCTCACTATGTGACAGAGGAATTGGATGCCGGACCGATCATCGAGCAGGAGGTGGCAAGAGTAAGACATCATAACACCATCCCTGATTTAGTGCAAATAGGACAGGACGTGGAGAAAGTGGTGCTCTCCAAGGCGATTAAATACCATTTAGATAGAAAGGTATTGGCCTTCAAAAACAAAACCGTGATTTTTTACTAAGGAATAATCTTCCTTGGAATATCCTTGGGCAATCGGGTGAGCATTTCATAATTGACCTGCTGCGTAGATTCTGAAAAAGAAGCAACTGTGATTTCTTTGTTCTTTTGCTTACCAATCAATACTACCTCATCCCCTACTTCTATATTTTTCAGCTTGGTAATGTTTAGCGCGATGGCATTCATCATGACAGTTCCCACCACCTGACAATATTGCCCACCGATCAACACCTGCCCCTGATTACTCAGCAATCGACTATAGCCATGCCCATAACCTACAGGAACAATCGCCAGCCTCATGTTATGTAAAGCCATAAAGCTATTCCCATACCCCACAAACTCCCCCATTTTTACTGATTTGATGCTCATGACCGTACTTTTCCAAGTGATCAGTCTCTTTAGTGGATTTTTGTTTGCCTTAGGTAAGGAATTGAGTTTGGCATAAAACGTTTCCTTTGTAGGCCAGAATCCATATCCTGCAATCCCTATCCTCACCATATCCATGATGGTTTCAGGGAAAATCAAAGTTGCCGCTGAGCAAGCGGTATGGTATTTATGGAAAACAACTCCTTTATGTGTGAAGTACTCTCTAAATTTATTGTAGACCTCAATTTGATTTTTTACTCGAACATAATTACTGATGCTCTCTGCCCCAGCATAATGGGTACAAAGCCCCTCCAGTTCTAAAGAGTCAGATTCTGCAAGCAATAGTTTGGATAATCGATCTCGGGAAGACCATTCAAATCCTGTACGATGAAACCCGGTTTCCAACTCAATATGTATTTTAGCAGGGATTCCAAGTTTCTTTGAGAGGTTGATGGCCAGTTCTAGTCTTTGAAAATCGTAAACATAAAAACTAATTCCAGCTTTAATCAGATCCCCCATCTCTTCGGGGTATAGCATTCCCAGGATCATGATCTGAGACTTTTTCTTGGAATGCCTAAAGACTTCCCAAGCCTCATCAGA comes from Algoriphagus halophilus and encodes:
- a CDS encoding tetratricopeptide repeat protein, with protein sequence MTGDHDHEWENDKKLVERFENSLKSNLELYFEEEELEDIIRYYFDQQKFLKALRASEFSLEKFPYSVEIKLLKAQCLIFNDELEEGLSILENINNISPNNEDILLALANAHILAGSPQYGIELLENFLPLAEDKAEVYYSLGNLYRATSDNKKASYYFKEAVKHRINHEDALFQLAMITEEEGSFDEILQFYQEFIDQDPYSAGAWYNLGVVYNRLGRFEEAIKAYDYAIIIDDSFASAYFNLGNALMNTEQYELALEAYQNTINCEGANAENCCYMGAAYEKLGNIEGAFKYFKKAAKLDEEYDDAWFGLGMCMLKKEKFFEAIHYFKKALNLNKQSPNYWVGLADAEFNLGNLQASSEAYEEAINLEPGILETYINLSLIYFDQNRFEEAVDVISEGIDELPEEAELYYRMVVFQIKLANYKEAFSYLENALTLAYDRHVVLYELMPELEKQKAMSKIIAQYREENPET
- a CDS encoding phosphosulfolactate synthase; protein product: MNYELKNIPVRTEKPRTSGFTMAMDKGLSLRATEDFVDSCSDFVDIVKLGWATSYVTKNLSEKIAVYREAGIPVYLGGTLFEAFIVRDQFDDYRRVLDKYGLEYCEVSDGSISLNHDRKCEYISTLAKDVTVLSEVGSKDAAKIIPPYKWIEQMQTELDAGAWKVIGEAREGGNVGLFRDSGEVRQGLVEEILTQIPEERIIWEAPIKAQQVWFIKLLGTNVNLGNISPTEVIPLETIRLGLRGDTFDHFIGEIKL
- the purU gene encoding formyltetrahydrofolate deformylase; translation: MNKAILLIQCPDQKGIVAEVSRFLYAYHGNILEIDQHVDEELSLFFMRAAWELDSFSLQKDEIAQKFEEEVGQKFKMDFNVHFNFPRPKMAIFVSKLSHCLFDILARHHAGQLEVDIPLVVSNHQELKSVVEAFGIPYYYIPVSRDTKMEAEKQQLELMKKHDIDFVVLARYMQIISATFISKFPNRIINIHHSFLPAFVGAKPYHAAYERGVKIIGATAHYVTEELDAGPIIEQEVARVRHHNTIPDLVQIGQDVEKVVLSKAIKYHLDRKVLAFKNKTVIFY
- the hflX gene encoding GTPase HflX, with amino-acid sequence MGKFSRKLQKLHDTAPKVDTAVLVTIIRQGETERETEEHLDELAFLTETLGAKTVYRFTQKMDKPDIRTFIGSGKLEEIQSYVEHFEVDMVIFDDDLSPSQMRNLENELKVKIYDRSLLILDIFLNRAQTAQAKTQVELARFQYLLPRLTRMWTHLERQRGGTSTRGGAGEKEIETDKRDIRNKITLLKSKLRDIEKQGITQRKGRKGIVRVALVGYTNVGKSTLMNLITKTDILAENKLFATVDSTVRKVVLDNIPFLLSDTVGFIRKLPTHLIESFKSTLDEIREADLLVHVVDISHPNFEDHINVVTETLREINAGDKPILLVFNKIDLVETMPDEEGIMNMSELELEEANYLDFPSLSDAYEKKTGIKPVFMAATSGLHVEEFRESLVAEVKKAHRKIYPHYLENEIVDWEMKETDNSSQ
- a CDS encoding NAD-dependent epimerase/dehydratase family protein is translated as MKIFITGITGLLGSYVAKEFASLGEIHGFKRKNSSTRLLDGVNFPIHWHEGTISDVGSIDDAIQEMDLVIHCAGMVSFLPGDEEELFEVNVRGTSNLVNCMLNAGVKKLIHVSSVSALGRNPELSVIDEEHKWVDSPLNTKYGTSKYLGELEAWRGEQEGLELIVVNPSILLGKISDERSSTSIYAHVLGNSSYYPVGSINYLDVRDASKIMRELYEKACWGDRFILNKETIKYREFFEKMAKAFGKKVPTKPVSNSLLKLGLFFLGIARMLRLSKNPLNKQTAMISQQDITFKNDKIEKLLHFKYTPIEETFLWAK
- the rfbC gene encoding dTDP-4-dehydrorhamnose 3,5-epimerase; amino-acid sequence: MAEICKTSLPGVLEIFPKVFNDQRGYFFESFRADWLEKEHVFETWVQDNQSYSQKGTVRGLHFQREPFAQAKLVRVIQGKVLDVVVDLRKDSETFGSYYSTIMDTEKHNLLYVPRGFAHGFSVLEDAIFVYKCSNYYDKESEGGILWNDPSLQIDWMVNDPIISEKDTKWQSLEEFKVTSEGGL
- a CDS encoding tyrosine-protein phosphatase — protein: MGIFDLFKKKEVVFEDLDLSWMQVDMHSHLIPGIDDGSKSMEESLGLIKRLSDFGLRKIITTPHIMSEYYRNTPEIINMGLQDVRRAVKNEGIEIEIEAAAEYYMDEIFLEKVKSGEELLTFGPNHILVETGFINKPQMLLETFFQLEMAGYKPIFAHPERYQYLISDKKLLEDLVDRQISFQVNLLSLTGFYSKQVKDFAEMLLERNLVKFFGTDCHNPRYLDMLETLTRSKSYQKIKEIEILNSSL
- a CDS encoding DUF368 domain-containing protein — its product is MDLIKKYFLNYLKGMAMGAADIVPGVSGGSIALITGIYSKLLDSINSFNTKNLKLLLSFHFKPFYKAVNGTFLLSLFLGILTSIFTLSKIITYLMDEHPVPLWSFFCGLILISAFVILKGINRWHFGVVLAIILGTIIAYFVTELPPVSSPDSIWFTFISGSIAICAMILPGISGSFLLLILGKYETILNAVSERDVVTLGVFAFGCLVGILSFSRVISWLLKRYYAVTIGLLSGFMLGSMNKLWPWKNVTAYRTSSSGEEKPFLTENLWPGEYLNQVDQDPQLMYAVLAFLFGIALVIGIERLASILNKS
- a CDS encoding shikimate dehydrogenase family protein, translating into MRKFGLIGYPLGHSFSKKYFTAKFEKEGIEGCQFDLYEIPKIEDFKAVLEENPTLEGMAVTIPYKQQVIPFLDQLDSACEEIGAVNCIKIKDQTLTGYNTDYIGFKHSLELWIGDARPNALVLGTGGASKAVKQALKDLGINFLSVSRTKDSQSISYQDLENDPKILKSHPLIVNCTPLGTYPKVEGIPAIPLEQMGPEILVYDLVYNPAETSLMKACIQAGGRAKNGQDMLELQAEAAWKIWND
- the alr gene encoding alanine racemase, which gives rise to MIATSFLEISAKAYRQNIRYIRSEIGPKTIISAVVKGNAYGHGIPQMVEIAEKAGIRHFSTFSSDEAWEVFRHSKKKSQIMILGMLYPEEMGDLIKAGISFYVYDFQRLELAINLSKKLGIPAKIHIELETGFHRTGFEWSSRDRLSKLLLAESDSLELEGLCTHYAGAESISNYVRVKNQIEVYNKFREYFTHKGVVFHKYHTACSAATLIFPETIMDMVRIGIAGYGFWPTKETFYAKLNSLPKANKNPLKRLITWKSTVMSIKSVKMGEFVGYGNSFMALHNMRLAIVPVGYGHGYSRLLSNQGQVLIGGQYCQVVGTVMMNAIALNITKLKNIEVGDEVVLIGKQKNKEITVASFSESTQQVNYEMLTRLPKDIPRKIIP